In Brassica napus cultivar Da-Ae chromosome A3, Da-Ae, whole genome shotgun sequence, the sequence TCGACGACGGAACGACGACGGTGGCGGTGAAGCGTCTCAAAGACGCGAACCCGTGTCCGAGGAAGGAGTTCGAGCAGTACATGGAGATTATCGGGAGGCTTAAGCATCAGAACGTGGTGAAACTCAGAGCTTATTATTACGCTAAAGAAGAGAAGCTTCTTGTTTATGAGTATCTACCCAATGGAAGCTTACACTCACTTCTACATGGTTATGTTTCTTTCCAAACTTAGATTAAATGTTCTGTTCTGTCGTATTAGTGaactaaaattagttttttttaaaaaaatatttctttatagGGAATCGAGGTCCTGGGAGGATACCATTGGATTGGACGACGAGGATTAGTCTAATGTTAGGAGCAGCGAGAGGCTTGGCCAAGATTCATGACGAGTATAGCATCTCCAAGATTCCTCACGGGAACATCAAGTCCTCCAACGTTCTCCTAGACCGAAACGGTGTCGCATTGATTGCTGATTTCGGATTATCCCTCCTTCTAAACCCGGTGCACGCTATAGCTCGCCTAGGAGGCTACCGTGCGCCGGAGCAGTCTGAGATCAAACGCCTTTCTCAGAAAGCTGACGTGTACAGCTTCGGTGTCCTTCTACTCGAGGTATTGACTGGAAAAGCTCCCTCGGTGTACCCGTCTCCTTCTAGGCCTAGATCAGCGGCTTCGGTGGCggtggaggaagaggaggaagcgGTTGTTGACTTGCCGAAATGGGTGAGGTCGGTGGTGAAGGAGGAATGGACGGCGGAGGTTTTTGATCCGGAGCTTCTGAGGTACAAGAACATAGAGGAGGAGATGGTGGCGATGCTGCATATTGGTCTGGCATGCGTTGTTCCGCAGCCGGAGAAACGGCCTACAATGGCTGAGGTTGTGAAGATGGTTGAGGAGATTAGAGTTGAGCAATCGCCGGTGGGAGAGGATTTCGATGAGTCAAGGAACTCGATGTCTCCGTCGTTGGCCACCACCGAAGACTTAGGCCATCTTTGAATTGTGTCTGACGCTTGTTAAATATATCTATTGCTGGATTGTGTGCCACTTCGAGTTTCTTGCTTAGATCTCTAGTCTGCAACTTTGTCGGAGTTTTTAGCCATGTAACATGTCATTTCGTAACGTGTTGTTTATTAAAGTATTGTGTTAATAAAACCCATTCTGGGTTAGTGTGAGGAAAGTGCTCGTTAATTACTCTTTCAATCACTTTTCACGCCTTCCACTTAAGGCAAATGCGCACCAAGACAAAGGATTTGCAGATCTAGTCTCGCACTAgaaactacaagaaaacataagaaTTTTCGACGGAATTAAGATGTTTCGAGTTGTGCCATGGCAAGTAAAACTGCGTATTTTAAAACCTAAGTTTAAGCCATGCAAAAATAATGTAATAGGTCTAGCACATGTGGCAAATAATTATAAACTAGCATGGATTCATTTTATAAGATCTTATATTATAGGTTGCTGATAGTTGGAACCATACAATAACAATCATTCCTTTTCAAGTTATTTCTGAGAAACCAAATGGATTTAAACTGCAACAATTTCAAAAAAGCTTTGATCAACAATTATCCAAAACTTGCTAGTCATGCCAACAACACAAAAAGACCCCATGAAACTCCAGAAAAACACTTGTAAGAAAATCAGATTGCCAAAACTTAAACAATGGATACCGTGGCGCCAGCTTCTTCGAGCTGTCTTTTGGCTTCTTCTGCTTCATCTTTCGTCACGCCTTCCATGAAAATCTTCGGAAAATCTTTAGTGAGCTCTGTCACTTGACTCAACGGCACGCTCAGAGCCCTCATCGCTTTAGCCACTTCCATACGATGACCGATGGCTACGTCATTGATAACCATATCGAACTTGGTCGGCTCCTCCACAGTAGCCCTCACATCATCCCCGTCCTCGAGAGGAGGAGAGAAGACAGCCGCCGCTGCAGCAGTCTGCCGAAAAGAGTATCGAAACACCGAACTTGTCTTGGACGTAGTCGGCGAGGATGCGGGACTCTTTGAGTGTCAGAGACGAGATCTCGGATCCAAGCTTCTTGATTTTCTTGGGAGCTTTGACGGCGGAGATGGGACTGAGTTCGGCCGCACGGTAGCTTGGGGTGCAAGAATTAGGAGCACCAAAGCGATATGTGGAAGAGAAAGATGAGCAAAAGATTGGGGTTGCCAAGGAAAGAGTCATAGTTACCGTTCTCactctttggtttcttctttttGAGATTTTCTTTTGTGTCTCTCTCTGTCTTGCTTGACTGCACCAGAGAATAAGAAGATTTATAAACCGTATAAGTATTGTGTTTACGATCCATGATTAATGTTTATATCCTTATTGTATGAACTAGCGAATTAATTGAGTTTCCCTTTTCTAAAGAGTGCATTTATATTTCGGAACTTTATTCCAGCAAATCCTAGAAATTATGGAGCAAAATAGCAAACACTCTTCAAAATCTGAAATTAGTAAAGTTGACCATTCCTCATATTATAGTCTTTTCACCTCTCTACAGTTGTTTCAGTTGTTGGAACTTGAGTGAATTTTAGAAGGTAAAACGGTTCAAGTGCTCTTGTTGACCTTATAAGATCTTAAACATAAGGATTCTCCAAGTAGTTATCAattataacaacaacaaaaaaaactttctttaatgagttttatattTCTTAATGTAAAATAGAGGGAGTGATGGTAAATTTTTGTCACTCTAAAATTCTTCTGCATATACAAATTAAACAGGGCATTTGGGTTTGCTCTTTTTTGGTCTTCCATCATTGATTCTATTATATAAACGTATACACATACAAAAGAACCAAAGCGCCCGTGGCCTAATGGATAAGGCGTTTGACTTCTAATCAAACGATTGTGGGTTCGAGTCCCACCGGGCgtgtttactttttaatatcTTTCCACATCTCCCTAAGTTAGTAAACTTCCCATTCGAAtcattaaagttttttttgttgttggtcgTAATCTCGAAACTATAATAGCGATTTGTAATTTAATCACATTCATTCGAACAATCCAACGACTTCCCCGATCTCCACGTGGCAAGCTCTAAAGACGTTGATTCTCTCTCTCACACCTTCCCCAAATGTTGTCTTCCCTCACTTCCCCGTCTAGCGTTCCCCTGTTGTTAATCATCATCACCTCCAGAGATCGTTCGCGATGAGATAAAAACCAAACCTTTCTCCATCGCTATGGCTCTCGAGCGTCACcacttcttctctcttcttcgcGTCTACTAGGCGTCTCTTTACAGAGTCATGGGGTTGTCCTTCTCGAACCTCAACGGCGAGCACACCGGCTCGTCGATCGGACCCAGCCTCGGCGACATACCGGAGAGCTGCGTCGCGTGCGTGATCCTCCACCTCACTCCGCCGGAGATTTGCAACCTAGCTCGCCTGAATCGAGCGTTCCGCGGCGCGGCTTCTTCGGACTCCGTTTGGGAGAGGAAGCTGCCGAGTAACTACAAGGATCTTCTCGATCTGTTGCCGGTGGAGAGGTATCGGAGTTTATCCATGAAGGGTGTCTTCGCCTTGCTCTCTCGCCCCATCCCTTTCGACGATGGTAACAAGGTCCgttgaaagtttgaaactttaggGGTTAGGGGTTGTTTCTATGGTCAAAATGTCAACTTTTTGATGTGGGTATGGGTTGATATCGAGGATTAGGGGTTGTTGCTACGATAAAAGTGTCTCCTTTTGATGTGGGTATGGGTTGAAATTGAGGATAAGGGTTTGTTTCTATGGTAAAAATGTCTCCTTTTTGATGATATTGTTGCAGGAAGTGTGGATTGATAGAGTGACAGGACGGGTTTGTATGGCGGTTTCGGCAAAAGGGATGGCTATAACTGGAATTGAAGACCGCAGGTATTGGAATTGGATTGATACTGAAGAATCAAGGTACAGACTTTTCATTCAACTACTGATTAATTTAGATTATGTGTGCTGATGCTTTCTTGCTTTGGACAGGTTCCATGTTGTAGCCTACTTACAGCAGATTTGGTGGTTTGAAGTAGATGGGATGGTGAGGTTCAATCTTCCTCCTGGTATATACTGTCTATCATTCAGAATACACCTCGGAAGATTCTCGAAAAGGTTGGGGAGACGAGTTTGCCATTTCGAACACACGCACGGTTGGGAGATAAAGCCTGTGAGGTTATCGCTCTCAACTTCAGACGGGCAGGAGGCGTCGTGTGAGTATTTCTTGGCCGATAAAGAAGGAGAGCAGACAGGTAGAGAGTCCTGGAGAGACTATAAGGTTGGAGAGTTTGTTGTGGGTTGCTCAGAGATAACAACGGAGGTCCAATGGTCGATGAAACAGATAGATTGTACACATTCGAAAGGCGGGATCTGTGTGGACTCGGTCTTTATAATCCCAACAGATGTGAAGGAACGCAACAAAAGGAAAGCTGGTGTGAAGTAATATAGTTAGAAAGAAAGGAAATGTACATCCAACACTTTTTGTACATACTACATACTTTTGAAGGTGTAA encodes:
- the LOC106437893 gene encoding F-box protein PP2-A15: MGLSFSNLNGEHTGSSIGPSLGDIPESCVACVILHLTPPEICNLARLNRAFRGAASSDSVWERKLPSNYKDLLDLLPVERYRSLSMKGVFALLSRPIPFDDGNKEVWIDRVTGRVCMAVSAKGMAITGIEDRRYWNWIDTEESRFHVVAYLQQIWWFEVDGMVRFNLPPGIYCLSFRIHLGRFSKRLGRRVCHFEHTHGWEIKPVRLSLSTSDGQEASCEYFLADKEGEQTGRESWRDYKVGEFVVGCSEITTEVQWSMKQIDCTHSKGGICVDSVFIIPTDVKERNKRKAGVK